In a single window of the Caldilineales bacterium genome:
- a CDS encoding glycosyltransferase yields the protein MLFLTPQLPYPPHQGASQRNFNLLAGLAARHTIDLFSLTSPGEEPDPGPLRALVRHLLLAPQPRRLPSRRLRDTLLSPLPDMALRLWAPAAFARLRTHILAHPPDLIQVEGIEMAPYLYALRQAGVPLPPVVYDAHNAESLLQRRAFLSDLRQPRRWPAAAYSAIQTAKLGRYERRLLQAVDGVAAVSDADAGVLARLAPGLQPVVAPNGVDLTYYDPGHPAPTPFPHPGPHLVFTGKMDFRPNIDAALWFAQRVLPALADCHPHFWIVGRDPHPRLAPLRLLPAITITGAVDDIRPYLAHADLVVAPLLAGGGTRLKLLEAMALARPVVSTRLGAEGYPVTEGVQLALADSPADFAAACRRLLADPAAAAALGWRGRAFVEQNYGWEQIVPRLERLYEIVKHES from the coding sequence TTGCTCTTCCTCACCCCGCAGCTTCCCTATCCGCCCCACCAGGGAGCCAGTCAGCGCAACTTCAATCTGTTGGCCGGCCTGGCCGCGCGCCACACCATCGATCTCTTCAGCCTCACCTCCCCCGGCGAAGAACCCGACCCCGGCCCCCTGCGCGCCCTCGTCCGCCATCTCCTGCTGGCGCCCCAACCTCGCCGGCTCCCCTCCCGCCGCCTGCGCGACACCCTCCTCAGCCCCCTGCCCGACATGGCCTTGCGGCTGTGGGCGCCCGCAGCCTTCGCCCGCCTCCGCACCCATATCCTCGCCCACCCACCCGACCTGATCCAGGTCGAGGGCATCGAGATGGCCCCCTATCTCTACGCCCTGCGCCAGGCCGGCGTCCCCCTCCCGCCCGTCGTCTACGACGCCCACAACGCCGAAAGCCTGCTCCAGCGCCGCGCCTTCCTGTCCGATCTGCGACAGCCCCGACGCTGGCCCGCCGCCGCCTACTCCGCCATCCAGACCGCCAAACTGGGCCGCTACGAGCGCCGGCTGCTGCAAGCCGTGGATGGCGTCGCCGCCGTGAGCGACGCCGATGCCGGCGTCCTGGCCCGGTTGGCCCCTGGCCTCCAGCCTGTGGTTGCGCCCAACGGCGTCGATCTGACCTACTACGACCCCGGCCATCCTGCTCCCACCCCCTTCCCTCACCCCGGCCCGCATCTCGTCTTTACCGGCAAGATGGACTTCCGCCCCAACATCGACGCCGCCCTTTGGTTCGCCCAGCGCGTCCTGCCAGCCCTGGCCGACTGCCATCCGCACTTCTGGATCGTCGGGCGCGACCCTCATCCCCGGCTGGCCCCCCTCCGCCTGCTCCCCGCCATCACCATCACCGGCGCCGTGGATGACATCCGCCCCTACCTTGCCCACGCCGACCTGGTCGTTGCCCCCCTCCTCGCCGGCGGCGGCACGCGTCTGAAGCTCCTCGAAGCCATGGCCCTGGCCCGGCCGGTCGTCTCCACCCGCCTGGGCGCCGAAGGCTACCCGGTGACGGAGGGCGTCCAATTGGCGTTGGCCGATTCACCCGCCGATTTTGCCGCCGCCTGCCGCCGACTGTTGGCCGACCCGGCCGCTGCTGCTGCCCTGGGCTGGCGCGGGCGGGCCTTCGTCGAGCAGAACTACGGCTGGGAACAGATCGTCCCGCGCCTGGAACGACTCTACGAGATCGTGAAGCATGAGTCGTAA
- a CDS encoding sulfotransferase, whose translation MQRSHTLQRLGTMGMVLPQMAALARDVPRALIGGWRQGARFDDVRSFCLFIGYPRSGHSLVGALLDAHPHILLAHEQHVLRYVRAGFSRGQIFFLLADNSRRFAAASAADPRYSYHVPGQWQGASDGKLSVIGDKGAWGATLALARRPDLLDHLRRLSRAAVKFIHIVRNPYDTIARMVEREEVDLDRAIDHYFRLAATVATMKGRIPEADLLELRHEEFVAAPQVRLAEICGFLGVEAAPAYLAACAGIVFPSPRHSRHEADWSDELIGRVQQRCAEAPFLTGYAFAE comes from the coding sequence ATGCAGCGATCCCACACCCTGCAACGCCTGGGCACCATGGGGATGGTCCTCCCCCAGATGGCGGCGTTAGCGAGGGATGTCCCGCGTGCGCTCATCGGCGGCTGGCGGCAGGGCGCTCGTTTCGATGATGTGCGCAGCTTTTGTCTGTTCATCGGCTATCCTCGCAGCGGTCACAGTCTGGTGGGCGCCTTGCTCGACGCTCACCCCCACATCCTGCTGGCCCACGAGCAGCACGTACTGCGCTATGTCCGGGCCGGCTTCAGCCGCGGCCAGATCTTCTTCCTGCTTGCCGACAATTCGCGTCGTTTCGCCGCGGCATCGGCTGCCGACCCACGCTATTCCTATCACGTGCCCGGCCAATGGCAAGGCGCCAGCGATGGCAAGCTGTCCGTCATCGGCGACAAAGGCGCCTGGGGCGCCACCCTGGCGTTGGCCCGCCGTCCCGACTTGCTCGACCATCTCCGCCGGCTGAGCCGGGCTGCCGTCAAGTTCATTCACATCGTGCGCAATCCCTACGATACGATTGCGCGCATGGTCGAACGCGAGGAGGTCGATCTCGACCGGGCCATCGACCATTATTTCCGCCTGGCCGCCACAGTGGCGACCATGAAAGGGCGGATCCCCGAGGCCGATCTCCTTGAACTTCGGCACGAGGAGTTCGTCGCTGCCCCCCAGGTCAGGCTGGCCGAGATCTGTGGCTTCCTGGGTGTGGAGGCCGCCCCCGCTTATCTCGCCGCCTGCGCCGGCATCGTCTTTCCCTCGCCCCGCCACAGCCGTCACGAAGCGGACTGGAGTGACGAACTGATCGGGCGCGTGCAGCAGCGATGCGCCGAAGCCCCTTTCCTGACCGGTTATGCCTTTGCCGAGTGA
- a CDS encoding glycosyltransferase, producing the protein MTAAVPPALSAILITPNAFDRLQRTIAALQTQTVSDQIELVLVAPELPARPLAEGTLACFHGHQVVLMPNTDFTSAAAWAAGVRAAQAPIVVFCEDHSYPEPSWAEHLLAAHQGPWAVVGPAVRNGNPTSLASWTDFFIGYGEWAYPSHSAERQHLPGHNSSYKRDILLAYGDQLAHILEAETLLHWDLHRQGHRLYLQAEAVTRHINFTNPRTLLRLRWWQGYHFGAMRTVSWPWRRRLPWLFGSLLIPAIRLRRIYREIRKPGRFQGSVLGLLAVIGLMMLCDGIGQMAGCAFGPGNIYPYLSSFELSAEIRANQPAV; encoded by the coding sequence ATGACAGCAGCTGTCCCTCCCGCCCTGTCTGCCATTCTCATCACCCCCAACGCCTTCGACCGCTTGCAGCGCACCATCGCCGCCTTACAGACTCAAACGGTGAGCGACCAGATCGAACTTGTGCTGGTGGCGCCCGAGCTCCCCGCGCGACCGCTCGCTGAAGGGACGCTGGCCTGTTTCCACGGTCATCAGGTCGTCCTGATGCCCAACACCGACTTCACCAGCGCTGCTGCCTGGGCGGCCGGTGTGCGGGCGGCGCAGGCCCCGATCGTGGTCTTCTGCGAAGACCATTCCTATCCCGAACCAAGTTGGGCCGAGCATCTCCTGGCGGCCCACCAGGGGCCGTGGGCGGTGGTTGGGCCCGCCGTGCGCAATGGCAACCCCACCAGCCTGGCCAGTTGGACCGATTTCTTCATCGGCTATGGCGAATGGGCCTACCCAAGCCACTCCGCTGAACGCCAACACCTGCCGGGACACAACAGCAGCTACAAGCGCGACATCCTGCTGGCTTACGGCGACCAACTGGCCCACATACTAGAAGCTGAGACCCTCCTCCACTGGGATCTGCATCGCCAGGGACATCGGCTCTATCTTCAGGCCGAGGCCGTCACCCGGCACATCAACTTCACCAACCCGCGGACGCTGCTGCGGCTGCGCTGGTGGCAGGGCTACCATTTTGGCGCCATGCGAACCGTCTCCTGGCCGTGGCGACGGCGTCTGCCCTGGCTTTTCGGCAGCCTGCTGATCCCGGCCATTCGCCTGCGCCGGATCTACCGCGAGATCAGGAAACCGGGGCGGTTCCAGGGCTCGGTGCTGGGCCTGCTGGCCGTGATTGGCCTGATGATGCTGTGCGATGGCATCGGACAGATGGCCGGCTGTGCTTTCGGGCCTGGCAATATCTACCCATATCTTTCCTCTTTCGAATTATCCGCCGAAATACGGGCCAACCAACCAGCAGTTTGA
- the rfbB gene encoding dTDP-glucose 4,6-dehydratase, producing the protein MHNFLITGGAGFIGANFVHYLLDKHPDYRLVVYDKLTYAGNLSNLADVSDDPRYVFVRGDICDPVAVERVIEDNDIDTIVNFAAETHVDRSIMNPDAFIQTDVVGTYVLLEAARKFGLERYHQISTDEVYGHIPPGHSSLETDPVAPRSPYAASKTSGDLMTLAYFVTYGLPVTITRGSNNIGPYQYPEKVVPLFVSNAIEGKPLPVYGDGRQMRDYQWVGDHCEAIDVVLHRGRLGEVYNIGTGKEMENLNMVEILLDELGAPASLIQHVEDRPGHDRRYSIDIEKMRALGWEPQHDCEAAIRRTVRWYRDNAWWWRPIKSGEFRHYYERMYGNRKVIEVGGK; encoded by the coding sequence ATGCACAACTTCCTCATCACCGGCGGCGCTGGATTCATCGGCGCTAATTTCGTCCATTATCTGCTGGATAAACACCCGGACTATCGCCTTGTCGTCTACGACAAGCTGACCTATGCCGGCAATCTGAGCAACCTGGCCGATGTCAGTGACGACCCGCGCTATGTTTTCGTGCGCGGCGATATCTGCGACCCGGTCGCGGTCGAGCGGGTGATCGAGGATAACGACATCGATACGATCGTCAATTTCGCCGCCGAAACGCATGTCGATCGTTCGATCATGAACCCGGATGCCTTCATCCAGACCGATGTGGTGGGGACGTATGTGCTGCTGGAGGCGGCGCGCAAGTTCGGGCTGGAGCGATACCACCAGATTTCAACCGACGAAGTCTACGGCCATATCCCGCCCGGCCATTCTTCGCTAGAGACCGACCCGGTGGCCCCGCGCAGCCCCTATGCCGCCAGCAAGACCAGCGGCGATCTGATGACCCTGGCCTATTTCGTCACCTACGGCCTGCCGGTCACGATCACGCGCGGTTCCAACAACATCGGCCCCTATCAATATCCCGAAAAGGTCGTGCCCTTGTTCGTCAGCAACGCCATCGAGGGCAAGCCCTTGCCGGTCTATGGCGATGGCCGCCAGATGCGCGATTATCAGTGGGTGGGCGACCACTGCGAAGCCATCGATGTCGTCCTGCACCGCGGGCGCTTGGGCGAGGTCTACAACATCGGCACCGGCAAAGAGATGGAGAACCTGAACATGGTCGAAATCCTGCTGGATGAATTGGGCGCGCCCGCCAGCCTGATCCAGCATGTCGAGGATCGGCCCGGCCACGACCGCCGCTACTCGATCGATATCGAAAAGATGCGCGCCCTGGGCTGGGAGCCGCAACACGATTGCGAGGCCGCCATCCGCCGCACCGTGCGCTGGTATCGCGACAACGCATGGTGGTGGCGACCGATCAAGTCCGGCGAATTCCGCCACTATTATGAGCGGATGTATGGAAATCGTAAGGTTATCGAGGTTGGTGGTAAGTAG
- a CDS encoding glucose-1-phosphate thymidylyltransferase gives MKALILSGGKGSRLYPLTYTNAKQLIPVANKPVLFRVIEAVRDAGITDIGIIIGRDENGKRVQEAVGTGERWGVAITYLPQEAPLGLAHCVLIARDFLGDDRFVMFLGDNVIEGGISGLIREFESSSYHCQIVLTPVEEPQHYGVAELRPDGSIKQLVEKPRQPQSNLALVGIYMFDTHVHEAVRQIAPSWRGELEITDAIQWLVEQGLRVHPYIHRGWWIDTGKPIDMLAANSKVLEELTPRLDGFVDKDSQVDARVTVEAGAEVINSVVRGPAIIGENTRIVNSYVGPFTSIYHDCLVEGAEIEHSLVLEHSQIVNVPTRITDSLIGRQVVLCHSELKPRSLKLTLGDNSRLGLV, from the coding sequence ATGAAAGCATTGATCCTCAGCGGCGGCAAAGGCTCGCGCCTGTATCCGCTCACCTACACCAACGCCAAACAGCTCATCCCGGTGGCCAACAAGCCCGTGCTCTTTCGTGTGATCGAGGCCGTGCGCGACGCCGGCATCACCGACATCGGCATCATCATCGGCAGGGACGAAAACGGCAAGCGGGTGCAGGAGGCGGTGGGGACGGGCGAGCGCTGGGGTGTGGCCATCACCTATCTGCCCCAAGAAGCGCCGTTGGGCCTGGCCCACTGTGTGCTCATCGCCCGCGATTTCCTCGGCGACGACCGTTTCGTCATGTTCCTGGGCGACAATGTGATCGAGGGCGGGATCAGCGGCCTGATCCGCGAGTTCGAAAGCTCTTCATACCATTGCCAGATCGTGCTGACGCCGGTCGAAGAGCCGCAGCACTACGGCGTGGCCGAGTTGCGGCCCGATGGCAGCATCAAGCAATTGGTGGAGAAGCCGCGCCAGCCGCAGAGCAATCTCGCCCTGGTGGGGATCTACATGTTCGACACCCATGTGCACGAGGCTGTGCGCCAGATCGCTCCCTCGTGGCGGGGCGAGCTGGAGATCACCGACGCCATCCAATGGTTGGTCGAGCAGGGTCTGCGCGTCCATCCGTACATCCATCGCGGCTGGTGGATCGACACCGGCAAACCGATCGACATGTTGGCGGCCAATAGCAAGGTGTTGGAAGAGTTGACCCCTCGACTCGATGGCTTTGTGGACAAAGATTCGCAGGTGGATGCGCGGGTGACGGTCGAGGCCGGGGCCGAGGTGATCAACAGTGTGGTGCGCGGGCCGGCCATCATCGGCGAGAATACGCGCATCGTCAACAGCTATGTGGGGCCGTTTACGTCCATCTATCACGATTGCCTGGTGGAGGGAGCGGAGATCGAGCACAGCCTGGTGCTCGAACACAGCCAGATCGTGAATGTGCCCACGCGCATCACCGATAGTCTGATCGGCCGCCAGGTGGTGCTCTGTCATTCCGAGTTGAAGCCGCGTTCGCTCAAACTCACCCTGGGCGACAACTCGCGGCTGGGTCTGGTCTGA
- a CDS encoding C1 family peptidase, translating into MKNAAPLDRIAGMSADQIKALAAYWIISIQEFLAVNELPGGRGQLRTILAVDETEIDRLLERGVKIVGQRGSDKDEDQLMAADLGIGAVEPPGPMRGESYDTIAFAGQLPAVVSYVDHMPPIRNQGGRGTCVAHATAAVREFMEIQAGMAGADINLSEQFIYWWCKEQDNMPNVGGTYPHLGIECLAKLGTVTETQWPYTILPKPGDEGQGPPPPGALDEAGRWRLKRAIRLDPKDVNSIKTALADGKAVVFAIPVFPSWFNLRTTRRSGKINLPLPGEKQNGAHAMALVGYVDDPSAPGGGFFLLRNSWAPNGVPWGFDNPWAGGYGAIPYAFIAQYNMAAVTGDRAALADVYLRDNEQDQGQVPSPGIRCNSPDLWLRQSADGLEGHQAARPGAANHLYVRAWNLGPGVARKASATLYYAPASPSIWPQNWQQIGQVALPDIPARGSATASLAWTPPDAGPFCFLARLASPEDPVQHEWSVRDDNNIAQKNLVVLQAKAGAKTEFTFRMHGLPNQVTMMDLNIDRAGFPRGRIELRLAPRTGFRGSGRLEEDEARLANLQVQATDAEAVGVFITTDAAAKAGEVGEIIFTQHYGNLLVGRMTVRVEVTA; encoded by the coding sequence ATGAAGAATGCCGCCCCGCTCGACAGGATCGCCGGCATGAGCGCCGACCAGATCAAGGCCCTGGCCGCCTACTGGATCATCAGCATCCAGGAATTCCTGGCCGTGAACGAATTGCCCGGCGGCCGCGGCCAGCTGCGCACCATCCTAGCCGTAGACGAGACCGAAATCGACCGCCTCTTGGAGCGCGGGGTGAAGATCGTCGGCCAGCGCGGGAGCGACAAGGACGAAGACCAACTGATGGCCGCCGACCTGGGCATCGGCGCCGTGGAGCCGCCTGGCCCCATGCGCGGCGAAAGCTACGACACCATCGCCTTTGCCGGGCAACTCCCGGCCGTCGTCAGTTATGTCGATCACATGCCGCCGATCCGCAACCAGGGCGGGCGCGGCACCTGTGTGGCCCATGCCACCGCCGCCGTGCGCGAATTCATGGAGATCCAGGCCGGGATGGCGGGCGCCGACATCAACCTCTCGGAGCAGTTCATCTACTGGTGGTGCAAAGAGCAAGACAACATGCCCAATGTCGGCGGCACCTACCCTCACCTGGGCATCGAATGCCTGGCGAAGCTGGGGACTGTGACCGAGACGCAATGGCCCTACACCATCCTCCCCAAACCGGGCGACGAGGGCCAGGGGCCGCCCCCGCCCGGCGCGCTGGACGAGGCCGGCCGTTGGCGGCTCAAGCGCGCCATCCGGCTCGACCCCAAGGATGTCAACAGCATCAAGACGGCCCTGGCCGATGGCAAGGCCGTCGTCTTCGCCATCCCCGTCTTCCCCTCCTGGTTCAACCTGCGCACCACCCGGCGCAGCGGCAAGATCAACCTGCCCTTGCCCGGCGAAAAGCAGAACGGCGCCCATGCCATGGCCCTCGTCGGCTATGTCGATGACCCCTCGGCCCCCGGCGGCGGCTTCTTCCTCCTGCGCAATTCGTGGGCGCCGAACGGCGTGCCCTGGGGTTTCGACAATCCCTGGGCGGGCGGCTATGGTGCCATCCCCTACGCCTTCATCGCCCAATACAACATGGCCGCCGTCACCGGCGACCGCGCCGCCCTGGCCGATGTCTACCTCCGCGACAACGAGCAAGACCAGGGCCAGGTTCCCAGCCCCGGCATCCGCTGCAACAGCCCCGACCTCTGGCTGCGTCAAAGCGCCGACGGGCTGGAAGGCCACCAGGCGGCCAGGCCGGGCGCGGCCAATCACCTCTATGTGCGGGCCTGGAACCTGGGGCCGGGCGTGGCCCGCAAGGCATCGGCGACGCTGTACTATGCCCCGGCCTCGCCCTCGATCTGGCCGCAGAACTGGCAGCAGATCGGCCAGGTAGCCCTGCCCGACATCCCCGCCCGCGGCTCGGCCACGGCCTCGCTGGCGTGGACGCCGCCCGACGCCGGCCCCTTCTGCTTCCTCGCCCGCCTGGCCTCGCCCGAAGACCCGGTGCAGCACGAGTGGTCGGTGCGCGACGACAACAACATCGCCCAGAAGAACCTGGTGGTGTTGCAGGCCAAAGCGGGGGCCAAGACCGAATTCACCTTCAGGATGCACGGCCTGCCCAACCAGGTGACGATGATGGACCTGAACATCGATCGGGCCGGGTTCCCGCGCGGGCGCATCGAACTCAGGCTGGCCCCGCGCACGGGCTTTCGTGGCTCCGGCCGGCTGGAGGAGGACGAAGCCCGGCTGGCCAATCTGCAGGTCCAGGCCACAGACGCAGAAGCAGTGGGCGTGTTCATCACCACCGACGCCGCCGCCAAAGCAGGCGAGGTGGGCGAGATCATCTTCACCCAACACTACGGCAACCTGCTGGTGGGGCGGATGACGGTTCGGGTGGAGGTGACAGCCTGA
- a CDS encoding DUF72 domain-containing protein: MERYFLGCPIWSFKGWVGNLFRADARPGDYLRQYASVFDTVEGNTTFYALPPAETVARWRQDTPAGFEFCFKFPRWITHEKGLRQAEPETVEFLARMAPLGERLGPFLLQLPPSFGPDALPTLVAYLDHLPSGHRLAVEVRHRAFFGLGRDEANLNSLLAERGIDRAIFDTRALRTADPSDPAVRAAQQRKPDLPVHIAATGPRPLYRFVAHPLVEANLGRLEELAAVVAAWIEEGRTPYVFMHSPYDVLAPRLARAFHRLLSVRVAVEEMVAWPGEQVGQERAAAEASSPFGEQLALF; this comes from the coding sequence ATGGAACGCTACTTTCTTGGCTGTCCGATCTGGAGCTTCAAGGGTTGGGTGGGCAACCTGTTTCGGGCCGACGCCCGGCCGGGCGACTATCTGCGGCAGTATGCGAGCGTCTTCGATACGGTCGAGGGCAACACCACCTTCTATGCCCTGCCGCCGGCCGAGACGGTGGCCCGCTGGCGTCAGGATACGCCGGCCGGTTTCGAGTTCTGCTTCAAATTCCCGCGCTGGATCACGCACGAGAAGGGTTTGCGCCAGGCTGAGCCGGAGACGGTCGAGTTTCTGGCCCGGATGGCGCCGCTGGGCGAGCGCCTGGGGCCGTTCCTGCTGCAACTGCCGCCCTCGTTTGGCCCGGACGCTCTGCCCACCCTGGTCGCCTATCTCGACCATCTGCCGTCGGGCCATCGCCTTGCGGTCGAGGTGCGGCATCGCGCTTTCTTCGGCCTGGGCAGGGATGAAGCGAATCTGAATAGCCTGCTGGCCGAGCGCGGCATCGATCGCGCCATCTTCGACACCCGCGCCCTGCGCACGGCCGATCCATCCGACCCGGCCGTGCGCGCCGCCCAACAGCGCAAGCCCGACCTGCCGGTGCACATCGCCGCCACCGGCCCTCGCCCCCTCTATCGCTTCGTCGCCCATCCCCTGGTAGAGGCGAACCTGGGCCGTCTGGAGGAATTGGCCGCAGTGGTAGCGGCCTGGATCGAGGAGGGCCGCACGCCCTATGTGTTCATGCACAGCCCCTACGATGTGCTGGCCCCCCGCCTGGCCCGCGCCTTCCACCGGCTGCTGAGCGTGCGCGTGGCGGTGGAGGAGATGGTTGCCTGGCCGGGCGAGCAGGTCGGGCAGGAGCGGGCGGCGGCTGAAGCCTCATCGCCGTTTGGCGAACAGCTGGCGTTGTTCTAG
- a CDS encoding Gfo/Idh/MocA family oxidoreductase: MKQPKPAPPTTRRGAASGRGPQAALRLGIIGAGRVTSDHHLPALRRLPQIEVAALADVDAARLEQIADRFGIPSRYADPQALLADPTLQAVAICTPPPTHADLALAALAAGKHVLVEKPLALSLRECAELQARASSLPGQQTTVGFNLRWHRLMSAAGELVRAGAVGHLQTVRLTLTSGYRRRLTSPQWRNQRQTGGSVLLELGSHVFDLARFLTGDEFAEVYAVAQSKAGLETMAVVSGRMANGSQVSLVMGDHTADALEVDVFGDAGRLHVSGYRFDGLELWPLSVYPGSLKVRAQRAFELVRALPAAWSSLRRGGDFAATYRKQWEGFAACIQDGEAATPTLDDGRQSLRAVLAGLVSLRTAQPVALAAISDESLETGLI; the protein is encoded by the coding sequence ATGAAACAGCCCAAGCCAGCACCGCCGACGACCAGACGGGGAGCCGCTTCCGGGCGCGGCCCTCAAGCCGCCCTCAGGTTGGGGATCATCGGCGCCGGCCGGGTGACAAGCGACCACCATCTCCCGGCCCTGCGCCGGTTGCCCCAGATCGAGGTGGCGGCCCTGGCCGATGTCGACGCCGCCCGGCTGGAGCAGATTGCCGATCGCTTCGGCATCCCCAGCCGTTACGCCGACCCGCAGGCCCTGCTGGCCGACCCCACCCTCCAGGCGGTGGCCATCTGCACGCCCCCGCCCACCCACGCCGATCTGGCCCTGGCGGCGCTGGCAGCCGGAAAACATGTATTGGTCGAGAAGCCTCTGGCGCTGAGCCTGCGCGAGTGCGCCGAGCTGCAAGCCAGGGCAAGTTCGCTGCCGGGCCAACAGACGACGGTGGGGTTCAATCTGCGCTGGCATCGGCTGATGAGCGCAGCTGGCGAGCTGGTTCGAGCGGGCGCAGTCGGTCATCTGCAAACCGTGCGCCTGACCCTCACCAGCGGCTATCGGCGCCGCCTGACTTCTCCACAATGGCGCAACCAGCGGCAGACAGGCGGCAGCGTTCTGCTCGAACTGGGTTCGCATGTTTTCGACCTGGCGCGCTTCCTCACCGGGGATGAGTTTGCCGAGGTCTATGCTGTGGCTCAGAGCAAAGCTGGTCTGGAAACGATGGCGGTCGTAAGCGGGCGCATGGCCAACGGCAGCCAGGTCTCGCTGGTGATGGGCGACCACACCGCCGATGCCCTGGAGGTGGATGTCTTTGGCGATGCCGGCCGGCTGCATGTCTCTGGCTATCGCTTCGATGGCCTGGAACTGTGGCCGCTTTCGGTCTATCCTGGCAGCCTGAAGGTGAGAGCCCAACGAGCATTCGAGCTGGTGCGCGCCCTGCCTGCCGCCTGGTCCAGCCTGCGTCGCGGCGGGGACTTTGCCGCCACCTACCGCAAGCAGTGGGAAGGCTTCGCTGCCTGCATCCAGGATGGCGAAGCGGCGACGCCCACGCTTGACGATGGCCGGCAGTCGTTGCGGGCGGTGCTGGCGGGGCTGGTCTCGCTCCGCACGGCGCAGCCGGTAGCGCTGGCGGCGATCAGCGATGAAAGCCTGGAGACAGGGCTGATTTGA
- the corA gene encoding magnesium/cobalt transporter CorA encodes MNTLRTRLPYRRRRRTPPGSPPGTLVPDPNASPPRISVIAYGPDGLIETDVARVADLPPYLSAWPVTWVNVDGLGDVGVVQELGALFGLHRLALEDVINLHQRAKVDNYSERLFLVTHMVSLANMELQIEQMSMFVGPAFLLTFQHLPGDCLDPVRLRLRGGNGNLRRSGPDYLAYALIDAALDGFFPVLEVLGERLEELEVGILDNPTPATRQQVHQIRHGLLSLRRTIWPQREALNELVRDPIPLVAPETRIYLRDAYDHVIQLIDLVEAYREFASDLTDLYLSSVSTRMNEIVKVLTIISTIFIPLSFVAGVYGMNFDTAWPWNMPELGWRFGYLFALGVMAAVAAVLLAYFRRRDWL; translated from the coding sequence ATGAACACACTTCGCACCCGTTTGCCATATCGCCGCCGTCGCCGGACGCCGCCCGGCTCGCCGCCCGGCACCCTGGTGCCCGACCCGAACGCAAGCCCGCCGCGCATCAGCGTCATCGCCTACGGGCCGGATGGCCTGATCGAAACCGATGTGGCGCGCGTGGCGGATCTGCCCCCCTACCTCAGCGCCTGGCCCGTCACCTGGGTCAATGTCGACGGCCTGGGCGATGTGGGCGTCGTCCAGGAGCTGGGCGCCCTTTTTGGGCTGCATCGCCTGGCCCTGGAGGACGTGATCAACCTGCATCAGCGGGCCAAAGTCGATAATTACAGCGAGCGGCTTTTCCTCGTCACCCACATGGTGTCGTTGGCGAACATGGAACTTCAGATCGAACAGATGAGCATGTTCGTCGGCCCGGCCTTTCTCCTGACCTTCCAACACCTGCCCGGCGACTGCCTGGACCCTGTGCGCTTACGACTGCGCGGCGGCAACGGCAACCTCCGTCGCTCCGGCCCCGACTATCTGGCCTACGCCCTCATCGACGCCGCCCTCGACGGCTTCTTTCCTGTCCTCGAAGTCCTCGGCGAACGCCTGGAAGAGCTGGAGGTGGGCATCCTCGACAACCCCACCCCCGCCACACGACAACAAGTCCATCAGATCCGGCATGGGCTGCTGAGCCTGCGGCGGACGATTTGGCCCCAGCGCGAGGCGCTCAACGAGCTGGTGCGCGACCCCATCCCGCTGGTCGCGCCCGAGACGCGCATCTATTTGCGCGATGCCTATGACCACGTCATCCAGCTCATCGACCTGGTGGAAGCCTACCGCGAGTTCGCCTCTGACCTGACCGATCTCTACCTCTCCAGTGTCAGCACCCGCATGAACGAAATCGTCAAGGTGCTGACCATCATCTCCACCATCTTCATCCCGCTCAGTTTCGTTGCTGGCGTCTACGGCATGAACTTCGACACCGCCTGGCCGTGGAACATGCCGGAATTGGGCTGGCGCTTCGGCTATCTCTTTGCCCTGGGAGTGATGGCGGCCGTGGCCGCGGTCTTGCTGGCCTACTTCCGCCGTCGCGACTGGCTGTGA
- a CDS encoding CpsD/CapB family tyrosine-protein kinase: protein MTPDLITLTDARSTQAEAYRSLRTNLEFSSLDHPLHTLLVTSAAPDEGKSTTLANLGVINAQAGKRVILVDCDLRRPALHKLFGVDNSLGVTSAILGGEARLPLQPTGIANLQLLTSGPMPPNPADVLASARMDALLRQLTAEADLVLLDAPPVIAVTDAVLLATKADGVLLVIHAGQTKREHAERARDLLAKVNARLVGAVLNNAAVDASAYGVYGQG, encoded by the coding sequence ATGACCCCCGACCTGATCACCCTCACCGACGCTCGCTCGACCCAGGCCGAAGCCTATCGCAGCCTGCGCACCAACCTGGAATTCTCCAGCCTGGATCACCCCCTGCACACGCTGCTGGTGACGAGCGCCGCCCCTGACGAAGGCAAATCCACCACCCTGGCCAACCTGGGCGTGATCAACGCCCAGGCCGGCAAACGGGTCATCCTTGTCGATTGCGACCTGCGCCGCCCGGCCCTGCACAAGCTGTTCGGAGTGGACAACAGCCTGGGCGTCACCAGCGCCATCCTCGGCGGCGAGGCGCGACTTCCCCTCCAGCCCACCGGCATCGCCAACCTGCAACTGCTGACCAGCGGCCCCATGCCGCCAAACCCGGCCGATGTGCTGGCTTCGGCCCGGATGGACGCCCTGTTGCGGCAGCTGACCGCCGAGGCCGATCTGGTGTTGCTCGACGCCCCGCCGGTGATCGCCGTCACCGACGCCGTGCTGTTGGCGACGAAGGCCGATGGCGTCTTGTTGGTCATCCACGCCGGGCAGACCAAACGCGAACACGCCGAGCGCGCCCGCGACCTGCTGGCCAAGGTCAACGCCCGCCTGGTGGGGGCCGTGCTCAACAACGCCGCCGTCGATGCCAGCGCCTACGGTGTGTATGGGCAAGGCTAG